Proteins from one Neodiprion fabricii isolate iyNeoFabr1 chromosome 5, iyNeoFabr1.1, whole genome shotgun sequence genomic window:
- the LOC124183049 gene encoding acid-sensing ion channel 2, with the protein MEANCLLVRPWVAVIRFLALIGCSIAVVVQLNECTQKLIKPPVTTHTRFHVNNSLWYPALTICREPPFRTEVLQKYGLGASPRYTSEWRNFPWGDVTLEQLYSEATYPAEEVFLLYGLNGATSNVELSSSYFFESGACHTLIPKATTQEAGLSVGYSILVTHSGIVQTTTQDSTGLLGWHVYVHEASETWTESKMQSLGRQEALFVEVGEEVHIKLSVQEFHQTNVGKTRLCVNEIDGGEVRCAERCRWEQMTVDGCGAPWLPGLDLPDCQEYNHTSNLIINYLRYDECHSPCCGCAASCRMVRYEALPITRTPFPATMSQIYVFFNSRLVTLMEERPAYDWSSFLAEMGGSLGFLLGLSVLGLISITEKGVEVVTARLASKKNKVIP; encoded by the exons ATGGAAGCCAACTGTCTGCTTGTGAGACCATGGGTAGCGGTAATTCGCTTCTTGGCACTGATAGGCTGCTCAATAGCAGTCGTGGTGCAGCTAAACGAGTGCACTCAGAAACTGATAAAGCCCCCGGTGACAACGCACACTCGATTTCACGTAAACAATTCTCTCTGGTACCCGGCACTCACGATTTGCCGAGAACCACCCTTCCGCACTGAGGTTCTCCAAAA GTACGGCTTGGGCGCCTCTCCTCGTTACACTTCCGAGTGGCGGAACTTTCCCTGGGGTGACGTAACCCTGGAGCAGCTTTATTCCGAGGCTACATATCCGGCAGAAGAAGTCTTCCTACTTTACGGGTTAAACGGGGCCACGAGTA ACGTGGAGCTGTCCAGCAGCTACTTCTTCGAGTCTGGTGCGTGTCATACTTTGATTCCCAAGGCGACGACCCAGGAGGCTGGCCTCTCTGTCGGTTACTCGATCCTTGTGACCCACAGTGGAATCGTGCAAACCACGACTCAAGACTCAACCGGGCTCCTGGGCTGGCACGTCTACGTCCACGAGGCCAGCGAGACCTGGACAGAATCAAAGATGCAGAGCTTGGGTCGTCAG GAAGCCCTCTTCGTCGAGGTGGGTGAGGAGGTACACATCAAGCTCTCagtccaagaatttcaccagACAAACGTCGGCAAGACTAGATTGTGTGTGAACGAGATAGATGGTGGCGAGGTGCGATGCGCCGAACGTTGTCGATGGGAACAGATGACCGTTGACGGGTGTGGGGCACCATGGCTTCCCGGTCTGGATCTTCCCGACTGTCAAGAGTACAATCACACCAGCAATTTGATCATTAACTACCTGAG GTACGACGAGTGCCACTCACCATGTTGCGGTTGCGCGGCTAGCTGTCGAATGGTGCGATACGAGGCACTTCCGATAACCAGGACCCCGTTTCCGGCTACCATGTCGCAGATTTACGTCTTCTTCAATTCCCGTCTCGTCACCCTTATGGAGGAAAGACCGGCGTACGATTGGTCCAGCTTTCTTGCCGAGATGGGAGGCAGCCTGGGCTTTCTTCTTGGCCTTAGCGTGCTTGGACTTATCAGCATAACCGAGAAAGGCGTCGAGGTCGTCACGGCAAGATTAGCCTCGAAGAAAAACAAGGTGATTCCATAA
- the LOC124183535 gene encoding calpain-7-like: MGQTLEDALIAARRAVQFDSSQQYKQALYYYDLATKRLATLPHDAKLTSKLTEYQDRISTLKTLLADQDRRLHSNVGTNQADLQRCNFLFSQALDADEAGCKDIAIKLYTDAVELGLSANPADPERKQKLTNLARLALDRAEALKGKTAPTSSPIKNSTDALPKLPTVPETSPSPTISVKATPSTSDKPQRPPLHRGSSAHLTVTGGSSTYTEEEKRVLLHTSHINNNKFVPFMSVDLSEKFQYAIPFTDKDGLLELDPKQKPDFSRWARPDELFPEPKMVAGPHVDYFSIKQTVVSDCSFVASLAVSAQYEKKFRKRLVTSIIYPQNRSKEPIYNPFGKYMVKLHINGIPRKVIIDDQLPVSRYNQLLCSYSNNRGELWISLLEKAYMKVMGGYDFPGSNSNIDLHALTGWIPERWAIRPNDPDFNRDRLFDTLLVRMRQGDVLVTVATGELSDVDAERTGLVPTHAYAVLDVKNVEGVRLLQLKNPWSHLRWRGNYSELDTKHWTTQLRQALDYDPDSASEFDNGIFWIDYDSICRFFDVFYLNWNPGLFKFTYCIHQMWTAGIGPTKDAYNIGDNPQFSLEVTPGATGAIWILLTRHITDIADFRQNQEYITVLVYRNDGKRVFYPHDPPPYIDGIRINSPHYLCKLKLGPSSESRYTLVISQYEKTNTIYYTLRSYGTCPFTLRKIAEPYKFEKEITDGQWSGINAGGCGNHPATYQNNPRYQLLLQSSNNNNNLRIILKGPKQYQIGFEIITVILNDPECPTAFRSKSSGSFRSGFVVLELEDVPAGTYNIIPSTFLPGQEGPFFLTCKASCNIQLSRIQ; the protein is encoded by the exons ATGGGTCAGACCTTAGAAGATGCGCTGATCGCAGCTCGAAGAGCCGTGCAATTTGACAGCAGTCAGCAGTACAAACAAGCCCTGTACTATTATGACTTGGCAACGAAAAGACTCGCCACCCTACCCCATGACGCAAAGCTAACATCAAAACTCACTGAATACCAGGATAGAATATCGACATTAAAAACACTAC TCGCTGATCAAGACAGGAGATTGCATTCAAATGTTGGAACGAATCAAGCAGATCTGCAAAGGTGTAACTTCCTATTTAGCCAAGCACTGGATGCTGACGAAGCCGGCTGTAAAGATATTGCCATTAAGTTGTATACAGACGCAGTTGAACTCGGACTAAGTGCT aACCCTGCTGACCCGGagcgaaaacaaaaattgacgaaCCTTGCTCGGCTTGCCCTTGACAGAGCGGAAGCATTGAAAGGAAAAACTGCACCGACATCTTCGCctattaaaaattcaacagaTGCTTTGCCCAAGTTACCTACCGTTCCCGAAACAAGCCCCAGTCCAACCATTTCAGTCAAAGCCACACCGTCAACTTCTG ACAAACCACAGAGGCCACCTCTTCACCGAGGCAGTAGCGCGCACCTCACGGTTACCGGAGGAAGCAGTACTTAtacagaagaagaaaagagagtGCTGTTGCATACATCACacataaataacaataaatttgtGCCTTTCATGAGCGTCGATCTGAGCGAAAAATTCCAGTATGCTATTCCATTCACAGACAAAGATGGACTGCTTGAACTTGATCCAAAACAAAAACCAGATTTTTCACGATGGGCTCGACCCGACGAGCTCTTCCCTGAGCCCAAGATGGTTGCGGGACCACATGTTGATTATTTTAGTATAAAACAAACT GTAGTTTCTGATTGCTCTTTTGTAGCATCATTGGCTGTGAGTGCTcagtatgaaaaaaagtttcggaaAAGGCTTGTTACATCTATTATTTATCCCCAGAATCGAAGCAAGGAACCTATATACAATCCTTTTG GTAAATATATGGTGAAACTACACATAAATGGCATACCGCGTAAAGTTATAATAGATGATCAGCTACCAGTGAGTCGATACAATCAGCTGCTTTGTTCGTATTCCAACAATCGTGGAGAACTGTGGATATCGTTACTAGAAAAAGCTTACATGAAAGTAATGGGTGGATATGACTTTCCTGGATCAAACAGC AATATTGATTTACATGCCTTAACTGGTTGGATACCAGAACGATGGGCCATTAGACCTAATGACCCAGATTTCAACAGGGATCGTCTCTTTGACACATTGCTTGTTAGAATGCGCCAAGGAGATGTACTCGTCACTGTTGCGACTGGTGAATTGTCAGATGTTGATGCTGAGAGAACTGGTCTGGTACCAACTCATGCATACGCAGTTTTAGACGTAAAAAACGTAGAG GGGGTGCGGCTTCTTCAGTTAAAGAATCCTTGGTCCCACTTGCGTTGGCGTGGCAATTACTCAGAGCTCGACACGAAGCATTGGACGACACAGCTGAGGCAGGCTTTGGACTACGACCCTGATTCAGCCTCCGAATTTGACAATGGAATATTTTGGATTGATTACGACAGTATTTGCAGATTTTTTGACGTCTTCTACCTAAACTGGAACCCAGGGTTATTCAAATTCACGTATTGCATTCATca AATGTGGACAGCAGGCATAGGGCCAACCAAAGACGCTTATAACATTGGAGACAATCCTCAGTTTAGCCTCGAAGTAACTCCCGGAGCTACCGGAGCCATATGGATCCTGCTTACAAGACATATTACAGACATAGCCGACTTCCGACAAAACCAGGAATACATTACAGTTCTGGTGTACCGAAACGATGGCAAACGAGTGTTTTACCCGC atGATCCTCCGCCTTATATTGACGGCATCCGAATAAACAGCCCCCACTACCTGTGCAAATTAAAACTGGGACCAAGTAGCGAGTCACGTTACACTCTAGTCATATCCCAATACGAGAAAACCAATACTATTTATTACACCTTGCGGAGTTACGGAACGTGTCCATTCACACTTCGCAAGATCGCCGAGCCGTACAAGTTCGAAAAAGAG ATAACAGATGGCCAGTGGTCTGGTATCAATGCAGGTGGATGCGGTAATCACCCTGCAACGTACCAAAACAATCCACGTTATCAATTGTTGTTGCAAAGTtccaataacaacaataacttGCGCATAATACTGAAAGGGCCTAAGCAGTATCAAATTGGCTTTGAGATTATCACGGTTATTTTAAATGACCCCGAATGTCCAACTGCGTTCAGATCAAAAAGCTCCGGAAGCTTTAG ATCTGGTTTCGTTGTCTTGGAATTGGAAGACGTGCCTGCAGGTACATACAACATTATTCCATCCACATTCCTTCCTGGTCAAGAAGGTCCGTTTTTCCTTACCTGTAAGGCCTCGTGCAATATTCAACTTAGTCGGATTCAGTAA